The following proteins are encoded in a genomic region of Nycticebus coucang isolate mNycCou1 chromosome 19, mNycCou1.pri, whole genome shotgun sequence:
- the ZNF396 gene encoding LOW QUALITY PROTEIN: zinc finger protein 396 (The sequence of the model RefSeq protein was modified relative to this genomic sequence to represent the inferred CDS: deleted 4 bases in 3 codons; substituted 5 bases at 5 genomic stop codons) codes for MSAKLRESPMLITQTSEEPDGILTVKMEEEDKACDAVSSLHWSSSPDPETCHQQFRQFGYQDSPGPREALHRLRELCHLXLRPEVHTKEQILELLVLEQFLAMLREKLQAWVXKHCPKSGEEAVTLLEDVEKDLDGPEQVLLFEXSGDMIAETLAAWEVTEEFPSSQLKPAKKQLQWVSEELCSLRRTDEDPKNINVKSASRQKTSSGIELYQVXNCIDVSNALRVNASQSSTYRGTCEQDSRFERRQRNPSGKKQRKCDGYGKIFRENSALTLHXRIHSGEKPYACDEYAKAFSQSAILIQHRRIHTGEKECGKAFSQSLNLCRHRKRHVREKVPSV; via the exons ATGTCTGCAAAATTGAGAGAGTCGCCAATGCTTATAACACAAACTTCAGAGGAGCCTGATGGGATCCTGACAGTGAAGATGGAAGAGGAAGACAAGGCCTGTGATGCAGTCTCTAGCCTCCACTGGAGCAGCTCCCCTGACCCAGAGACTTGTCATCAGCAGTTCAGGCAGTTTGGCTACCAGGATTCACCTGGGCCCCGAGAGGCTCTGCACCGCCTCCGGGAACTT TGTCATCTCTGACTGAGGCCTGAGGTGCACACCAAAGAGCAGATCCTAGAGCTGCTGGTGCTGGAGCAGTTCCTGGCCATGCTTCGAGAAAAACTGCAAGCCTGGGTGTAGAAGCATTGTCCAAAGAGTGGAGAGGAAGCTGTGACTCTGctggaggatgtggagaaagatcTTGATGGGCCTGAACAG GTCTTGTTGTTTGAATGAAGTGGGGACATGATTGCAGAGACGCTAGCAGCTTGGGAAGTGACTGAGGAGTTTCCGAGTAGCCAGCTCAAGCCTGCCAAGAAGCAGCTGCAGTGGGTATCGGAGGAACTGTGCTCCTTAAGACGAACTG ATGAAGACCCCAAAAACATAAATGTGAAGTCAGCTTCGAGGCAAAAGACCTCTTCAGGTATAGAACTGTATCAGGTATAGAACTGTATT GATGTTTCTAACGCCCTTCGTGTGAACGCTTCCCAGAGCTCTACATACAGAGGAACCTGTGAACAAGACAGCAGGTttgaaagaagacagagaaacccCTCT GGAAAAAAACAACGCAAGTGTGATggatatggaaaaatatttaggGAGAACTCAGCCCTTACTTTACATTAGAGAATCCACAGTGGAGAGAAGCCATATGCCTGTGATGAGTATGCAAAGGCCTTCAGCCAAAGCGCAATTCTGATTCAGCATCGAAGAATCCACACTGGGgaaaaagaatgtggcaaagcctttagtcAGAGCTTGAATCTTTGTAGACATAGGAAAAGACATGTTAGAGAAAAAGTCCCATCAGTGTGA